The Deinococcus radiopugnans ATCC 19172 genome window below encodes:
- a CDS encoding acyl-CoA dehydrogenase family protein, with amino-acid sequence MTSPLPNSELTGAQTEVVDRAAAAIRQHAAECEAAQDVTPDAAQALSDSAYTRLAVPEDRGGLGANLSQFAQAQLTLGRADASLALILAMHGHVTGAAFQGRTLPEPLLHAVAEAGKRGELLNALASEPELGSPSRGGLPQTRAVPDATGFESGGWRITGRKTWSTGVRALRWALVTAATPDGQVGRYWVDLHGSGVRIEPTWQGALALRGSGSHDVVFTDAPSGLHAPPAPGQPASSAWFWTAIAATYLGVGFAALDAIATYARVRVPTALGAPIATLPRIQENVGRMVTSLQAARALLLDATAQWDVDPSAGSVPAIGAAKAHATNAAVFATDLASRTAGGAALSATLPLEKLLRDARAGLTHPPTDDTAYTTLGRLLLEE; translated from the coding sequence GTGACCTCCCCCTTGCCGAACTCCGAACTGACCGGCGCGCAGACCGAGGTGGTGGATCGCGCCGCCGCCGCCATTCGCCAGCACGCCGCCGAATGCGAGGCGGCCCAGGACGTGACGCCAGACGCGGCCCAGGCACTGTCGGACAGCGCTTACACCCGTCTGGCCGTGCCTGAAGACCGGGGTGGTCTGGGGGCCAACTTGTCGCAGTTCGCGCAGGCACAACTGACGCTGGGCAGAGCGGACGCCAGCCTGGCCCTGATCCTGGCGATGCACGGGCACGTGACAGGTGCCGCCTTCCAGGGCCGGACCCTGCCGGAACCGCTGCTGCACGCCGTGGCCGAGGCCGGGAAGCGCGGTGAACTCCTGAATGCCCTGGCCAGCGAACCCGAGCTGGGCAGTCCCTCACGCGGGGGGCTGCCGCAGACCCGCGCTGTGCCGGACGCGACAGGCTTCGAGAGTGGCGGCTGGCGCATCACGGGCCGCAAGACGTGGTCCACCGGGGTTCGTGCCCTGCGCTGGGCGTTGGTCACGGCCGCCACGCCAGACGGGCAGGTGGGCCGCTACTGGGTGGACCTGCACGGCTCCGGTGTCCGGATCGAGCCAACGTGGCAGGGGGCGCTGGCCCTGCGTGGCAGCGGCAGCCACGACGTGGTGTTCACGGACGCGCCGTCGGGCCTGCACGCACCGCCCGCCCCCGGCCAGCCAGCCAGCAGCGCGTGGTTCTGGACGGCGATTGCCGCCACCTACCTGGGGGTGGGCTTTGCCGCTCTGGACGCGATTGCCACCTACGCCCGCGTGCGTGTGCCCACCGCCCTGGGCGCCCCCATTGCCACCCTGCCGCGCATTCAGGAGAATGTAGGCCGCATGGTCACGTCCTTGCAGGCCGCGCGGGCGTTACTGCTGGACGCCACGGCGCAGTGGGACGTGGACCCCAGCGCCGGCTCGGTCCCGGCCATCGGCGCGGCCAAGGCCCACGCGACGAACGCCGCCGTATTTGCCACCGATCTGGCCTCGCGCACGGCGGGAGGCGCTGCCCTGAGCGCCACGCTGCCGCTGGAAAAGTTACTGCGAGACGCCCGCGCGGGCCTGACGCATCCGCCCACCGACGACACCGCGTACACGACGCTAGGCCGACTTCTGCTGGAGGAGTGA
- a CDS encoding DNA-directed RNA polymerase subunit beta', which translates to MKDFSKVRIAIASPEKVREWSFGEVEKPETINYRTLKPEREGLFDERIFGPQKDYECACGKYKRQRYEGKVCERCGVEVTSSKVRRYRMGHIDLATPAAHIWYVKDSPSKIGTLLDLSAGQLEKVLYFSSFLVTDPRNAQKDGRPLKRGELLTDDEYRELRFGRQETYTIPNGQETVVGDGEYVTRGQTLGGNVVAKMDGLAQYRFPRRAEIAYREQVEAALPLPADVLVAQETFRAGEILAELEQDVSITAPVAGTAFLSDMGEDSVMVVIRESVDAAPAEQDENGEDIEVETPLGEVLARVYIPHGMDVQVAHGEIIEAGALLAEAKAGQRLRVSRDSRLSEVKLPKKGDPTVTAHWTRRAEYPINPTMHVLVGDGSEVEAGQRVVGAIDTAEEIVAEANGTITLHAPASVIVSKAKVYPYQDEPLVVIGDRVEPGDELADGGNLRSEISGRIEIDLVRKQVRVIESYDFEAKMGAEAVKELLDDIDLDTLEAELNEAMKDSSRHKRAKSRKRLEVTRAFKRSGNHPSWMILNTVPVMPPDLRPMVQVDGGRFATSDLNDLYRRLINRNNRLKKLIGQGAPDMIIRNEKRMLQEAVDALIDNGRRGSPVTNPGSDRSLRSLTDLLGGKQGRFRQNLLGKRVDYSGRSVIVVGPQLKLHQCGVPKRMALELFKPFLFKVLEEKGEVTNIKQARKMLERYRDTRDSVWDALEEVIEDKVVLLNRAPTLHRLGIQAFEPVLVEGQSIQLHPLVCEAFNADFDGDQMAIHVPLSAQAQAEARIQMLASHNLLSPANGEPNVKPSRDIILGIFTLTQLRHDNLGAGTEFADEQAALQALEDGKVALNSPITVRGTETSPGRLKYTFSSPDEAIMAVERGGIDYQDHVRIRLNGTTYDTSAGRVMFRRLVQEALGTQAELVDTLVNLDTAYEKDHLKDMVMACFKHLGIEATAGLLDALKDSGFKLSTSSGITIGIDDIVIPPSKGEILARADEQVAEIEQNYEFGFMTDDERYKQVVQLWNETKDEIKNAMFDNFSQNYPFNPLWIMSQSGARGNAQQITQLAGMRGLMARPDGSTIEVPIRASFREGLTVLEYFISTHGARKGGADTALRTADSGYLTRKLVDVAHEVVVRDVDCGTTDYSTIGLGATDERSGEWRARKASEIETSIYGRTITADIELSDGRIIREGEMLSLEDVKAITKDAKILQDIFVRTPLNCRVKSGVCQKCYGYDLSQAKPVSMGEAVGVVAAESIGEPGTQLTMRTFHTGGVAGSGDITMGLPRVIELFEARKPKVPALIADTTGTIHITEEDERYLIKVEADDAQFSGKLHKVSRATRLLPEIKDGSHVEAGQQLTRGAVNPHDLLEHKDNESAQKYLVDEVQRVYRSQGVKVHDKHIEVIIRQMLRYVEIVDGGSTDLLEGQIVERWEVDGANNALAEDATPSSWKPVLLGITKSSLTTKSWLSAASFQHTTHVLTEASMKGQVDDLIGLKENVILGKLIPAGTGLLTVRDMQVADDRTLEKYGESNNSSDSVTGDRSYDDTRPGVVNENVTYTN; encoded by the coding sequence ATGAAAGATTTCAGCAAAGTCCGTATCGCTATTGCCAGCCCGGAAAAAGTCCGCGAGTGGAGTTTTGGCGAGGTTGAAAAGCCCGAAACCATCAACTACCGCACCCTCAAGCCCGAGCGCGAGGGGCTGTTCGACGAGCGTATCTTTGGGCCGCAGAAGGACTACGAGTGCGCCTGTGGCAAGTACAAGCGCCAGCGCTACGAAGGCAAGGTCTGCGAGCGCTGCGGCGTAGAAGTCACGTCCAGCAAGGTGCGCCGCTACCGCATGGGCCACATCGATCTGGCGACTCCTGCCGCGCACATCTGGTACGTCAAGGACAGCCCCAGCAAGATCGGCACGCTGCTGGACCTGAGCGCCGGACAGCTGGAAAAGGTGCTGTACTTCAGCTCCTTCCTGGTCACCGATCCGCGCAACGCCCAGAAGGACGGGCGGCCCCTCAAGCGCGGCGAACTGCTGACCGACGACGAGTACCGCGAACTGCGCTTCGGGCGGCAGGAAACCTACACCATCCCCAACGGTCAGGAAACGGTGGTGGGGGACGGCGAGTACGTCACGCGCGGCCAGACCCTGGGCGGCAACGTCGTCGCCAAAATGGACGGCCTGGCCCAGTACCGTTTCCCCCGCCGCGCCGAGATCGCCTACCGCGAGCAGGTGGAGGCGGCGCTGCCTCTGCCAGCCGACGTGCTGGTGGCTCAGGAAACCTTCCGCGCCGGTGAAATCCTGGCCGAGCTGGAGCAGGACGTCTCCATTACCGCGCCGGTGGCCGGCACCGCCTTTCTGAGCGACATGGGCGAGGACAGCGTGATGGTGGTGATCCGCGAGAGCGTGGACGCCGCCCCCGCCGAGCAGGACGAGAACGGCGAGGACATCGAGGTCGAAACCCCGCTGGGTGAAGTGCTGGCCCGCGTCTACATCCCGCACGGCATGGACGTGCAGGTGGCGCACGGCGAGATCATCGAGGCTGGCGCCCTGCTGGCCGAAGCCAAGGCTGGCCAGCGCCTGCGCGTCAGCCGCGATAGCCGCCTGAGCGAGGTGAAGCTGCCCAAGAAGGGTGACCCCACCGTCACCGCGCACTGGACCCGCCGCGCTGAGTACCCGATCAACCCCACCATGCACGTCCTGGTGGGCGACGGCAGCGAGGTCGAGGCCGGCCAGCGGGTCGTCGGCGCCATCGACACCGCCGAGGAAATCGTCGCCGAGGCCAACGGCACCATCACCCTGCACGCCCCGGCCAGCGTTATCGTGTCCAAGGCCAAGGTCTACCCTTATCAGGACGAACCCCTGGTCGTGATCGGGGACCGCGTGGAGCCCGGCGACGAGCTGGCCGACGGCGGCAACCTGCGCTCTGAAATCTCGGGCCGCATCGAGATCGACCTGGTGCGTAAGCAGGTGCGCGTGATCGAGTCCTACGACTTCGAGGCCAAGATGGGCGCCGAGGCGGTCAAGGAACTGCTGGACGATATCGATCTGGACACGCTGGAAGCCGAGCTGAACGAGGCGATGAAGGACTCCTCGCGCCACAAGCGCGCCAAGTCCCGCAAGCGGCTGGAAGTCACGCGCGCCTTCAAGCGTAGCGGCAACCACCCCTCGTGGATGATCCTGAACACCGTCCCCGTCATGCCGCCGGACCTGCGGCCGATGGTGCAGGTGGACGGTGGGCGTTTCGCCACGTCCGACCTGAACGACCTGTACCGCCGCCTGATCAACCGCAACAACCGCCTCAAGAAGCTGATCGGCCAGGGCGCGCCCGACATGATCATCCGCAACGAGAAGCGCATGTTGCAGGAAGCCGTCGACGCCCTGATCGACAACGGCCGGCGCGGCAGCCCCGTGACCAACCCCGGCAGTGACCGCAGCCTGCGCTCGCTGACCGACCTGCTGGGCGGCAAGCAGGGGCGTTTCCGCCAGAACCTGCTGGGCAAGCGCGTGGACTACTCCGGCCGCTCGGTGATCGTGGTTGGCCCGCAGCTCAAGCTGCACCAGTGCGGGGTGCCCAAGCGCATGGCGCTGGAACTGTTCAAGCCGTTCCTGTTCAAGGTGCTTGAAGAGAAGGGCGAGGTCACCAACATCAAGCAGGCCCGCAAGATGCTCGAACGCTACCGCGACACCCGCGACAGCGTGTGGGACGCCCTGGAAGAGGTGATCGAGGACAAGGTCGTGCTGCTCAACCGCGCGCCCACCCTGCACCGTCTGGGCATCCAGGCCTTCGAGCCGGTGCTGGTGGAAGGCCAGTCCATTCAGCTGCACCCGCTGGTCTGTGAAGCCTTCAACGCCGACTTCGACGGCGACCAGATGGCGATTCACGTCCCGCTGAGCGCGCAGGCGCAGGCCGAAGCCCGCATTCAGATGCTGGCCTCGCACAACCTGCTGTCCCCGGCCAACGGCGAGCCGAACGTCAAGCCCAGCCGCGACATCATCCTGGGGATCTTTACCCTCACCCAGCTGCGCCACGACAACCTGGGCGCGGGCACCGAGTTCGCCGACGAGCAGGCCGCGTTGCAGGCCCTGGAAGACGGCAAGGTGGCCCTCAACAGCCCGATTACCGTGCGCGGCACCGAGACCAGCCCCGGCCGCCTGAAGTACACCTTCTCCAGTCCCGACGAGGCGATCATGGCCGTCGAGCGCGGCGGCATCGACTACCAGGACCACGTCCGCATCCGCCTGAACGGCACCACCTACGACACCAGCGCCGGGCGCGTGATGTTCCGCCGGCTGGTGCAGGAGGCGCTGGGCACCCAGGCCGAACTGGTGGACACGCTGGTCAACCTGGACACCGCCTACGAGAAGGACCACCTCAAGGACATGGTGATGGCCTGCTTCAAGCACCTCGGCATCGAGGCCACCGCCGGGCTGCTGGACGCCCTGAAGGACAGCGGCTTCAAGCTGTCGACCTCCTCGGGCATCACCATCGGCATCGACGACATCGTGATTCCCCCGAGCAAGGGCGAGATTCTGGCCCGCGCCGACGAGCAGGTCGCCGAGATTGAGCAGAACTACGAGTTCGGCTTCATGACCGACGACGAGCGCTACAAGCAGGTCGTGCAGCTGTGGAACGAGACCAAGGATGAGATCAAGAACGCCATGTTCGACAATTTCAGCCAGAACTACCCGTTCAACCCGCTGTGGATCATGAGCCAGTCCGGCGCGCGCGGGAACGCCCAGCAGATCACGCAGCTGGCCGGGATGCGCGGCCTGATGGCCCGCCCCGACGGCAGCACCATTGAGGTGCCGATCCGCGCCAGCTTCCGCGAGGGCCTGACCGTGCTGGAGTACTTCATCAGCACCCACGGCGCGCGGAAGGGTGGGGCCGATACCGCACTCCGTACCGCCGACTCCGGCTACCTGACCCGCAAGCTGGTCGACGTGGCCCACGAAGTCGTCGTGCGCGACGTGGACTGCGGTACCACCGACTACAGCACCATCGGCTTGGGCGCGACCGACGAGAGAAGCGGCGAGTGGCGCGCCCGCAAGGCCAGCGAGATCGAGACCAGCATCTATGGCCGCACGATCACCGCTGACATCGAACTCTCGGATGGCCGCATCATTCGCGAGGGCGAGATGCTGTCCCTCGAGGACGTCAAGGCGATCACCAAGGACGCCAAGATCTTGCAGGACATCTTCGTCCGCACCCCGCTGAACTGCCGGGTCAAGAGCGGCGTGTGCCAGAAGTGCTACGGCTACGATCTGTCGCAGGCCAAGCCGGTCAGCATGGGCGAGGCCGTGGGCGTGGTGGCCGCCGAGTCGATCGGCGAGCCCGGCACGCAGCTCACCATGCGCACCTTCCACACCGGGGGTGTGGCCGGCAGCGGCGACATCACCATGGGTCTGCCGCGCGTGATCGAGCTGTTCGAGGCCCGCAAGCCCAAGGTGCCCGCGCTGATCGCCGACACCACCGGGACCATCCACATCACCGAGGAAGACGAGCGCTACCTGATCAAGGTGGAGGCCGACGACGCCCAGTTCAGCGGCAAGCTGCACAAAGTCAGCCGTGCCACCCGCCTGCTGCCCGAGATCAAGGACGGTTCGCACGTCGAGGCCGGTCAGCAACTGACGCGCGGCGCCGTCAACCCGCACGACCTGCTGGAGCACAAGGACAACGAGTCCGCTCAGAAGTACCTGGTGGACGAGGTGCAGCGCGTGTACCGCAGCCAGGGCGTGAAGGTTCACGACAAGCACATCGAGGTGATCATCCGCCAGATGCTGCGCTACGTGGAAATCGTGGACGGCGGCAGCACGGACCTTCTGGAAGGCCAGATCGTCGAGCGCTGGGAGGTGGACGGCGCCAACAACGCGCTGGCCGAGGACGCCACCCCCAGCTCCTGGAAGCCGGTCCTGCTGGGCATCACCAAGAGCAGCCTGACCACCAAGAGCTGGCTGTCCGCCGCCTCCTTCCAGCACACCACCCACGTGCTGACCGAGGCCAGCATGAAGGGTCAGGTCGACGACCTGATCGGCCTGAAGGAAAACGTCATCCTGGGCAAGCTGATTCCGGCGGGCACAGGCCTGCTGACCGTCCGCGACATGCAGGTGGCCGACGACCGCACGCTGGAGAAGTACGGCGAGAGCAACAACAGCAGCGACTCCGTCACCGGAGACCGCAGCTACGACGATACCCGCCCCGGCGTGGTGAACGAGAACGTCACCTACACCAACTAA
- a CDS encoding DNA-directed RNA polymerase subunit beta, whose product MSFIGKETRIERFGEISEVIPLPNLTEIQVNSFRAFLQADRAPDKRDNVGLQSAFKEVFPIDETEKGRSTGLVLDYLEYRLGDPPYTPEECREKDLTYQAPMYAKLQLIHKDSGLIKEDQVFLGDLPLMTDDGSFVINGADRVVISQIHRSPGVYFTSSYKGIKKLYTGAIIPMPKRGPWIELEFAGGILEMKVNKRKFPVAMLLRVLGYDDASLKALFSEFDPNTELPEDKSAGMGADEALLRLFTVLRPGDPPKRDKATQYLYGLLADPRRYDLGEPGRFKMNRKLGLAREEHTLLTFADGKFSDAGLVDTIRYLMALHHGHDSVSMMGADGQMHDVPVGEDDIDHLGNRRVRTVGELLADQLRVGMGRMARGVRERMLLGNPDAATPTKLVNNRPIVAAMREFFGRSQLSQFKDQTNPLSDLRHKRRISALGPGGLTRERAGFDVRDVHRTHYGRICPIETPEGANIGLISSLASYAKVNPLGFIEAPYRRVENGNVSETVEYMTADIEDRYTVAQANSPLNDDNTFADERVLARRKGDPLWYTPDEVDYMDVSPKQIVSINTSLIPFLEHDDANRALMGSNMQSQAVPLVRADSPAVGTGVERRVVTDSGTSVVSDVTGRVTYVDARAIQITLSEDSAAAGMVTGNVRTFELVRFTRSNQGTNLDQHPIVSVGDEVKAGQVIADGPASDRGRLALGQNITIAIMPFDGYNFEDAICINEGLIRKDFYTSVHIEKDEIDARDTKLGPEKITRDIPGLSEAALRDLDEDGIVRVGAEVKPGDILVGKTSFKGESEPTPEERLLRSIFGEKAREVKDTSLRVQSGQGGIVVKTVRFRRGDEGVDLKPGVREMVRVYVAQKRQLQVGDKVANRHGNKGVVSKIMAPEDMPYLEDGTPVDLVFNPLGVPSRMNLGQILETHLGEVARLTGQKFETPVFDSVTEATIKEMLEVAAAERLQARKDDGFELDKREQDVLDRAGKLGVINKASDDYEAAQMQLARTGKSILFDGRSGEPISGPVVVGTMYVMKLYHMVEDKLHARSTGPYSLITQQPLGGKAQFGGQRFGEMEVWALEAYGAAHTLQEMLTIKSDDIDGRDAAYQSIVKGEEVSGSTIPESFKVLVKELHSLGLDVEVLDAGDRPVDIFEGMMPKR is encoded by the coding sequence ATGAGTTTTATCGGTAAAGAAACCCGGATCGAACGTTTCGGCGAGATCAGCGAGGTTATCCCGCTTCCCAACCTGACCGAAATTCAGGTCAACTCCTTCCGCGCCTTTCTCCAGGCGGACCGCGCCCCCGACAAGCGCGACAACGTGGGCTTACAAAGCGCCTTTAAAGAAGTGTTCCCCATCGACGAGACCGAGAAGGGCCGCAGCACGGGTCTGGTGCTCGATTACCTGGAATACCGTCTGGGTGACCCGCCCTACACCCCCGAGGAGTGCCGCGAGAAGGACCTGACCTACCAGGCCCCGATGTACGCCAAGCTGCAACTGATCCACAAGGACAGCGGCCTGATCAAGGAAGACCAGGTGTTCCTGGGCGACCTGCCGCTGATGACCGACGACGGCTCGTTCGTGATCAACGGCGCCGACCGCGTGGTGATCTCGCAGATTCACCGCAGCCCCGGCGTGTACTTCACGTCCAGCTACAAGGGCATCAAGAAGCTGTACACCGGCGCGATTATCCCCATGCCCAAGCGCGGCCCCTGGATTGAGCTGGAATTTGCGGGCGGCATTCTGGAAATGAAGGTCAACAAGCGCAAGTTCCCCGTTGCCATGCTGCTGCGGGTGCTGGGCTACGACGACGCCAGCCTGAAGGCCCTGTTCAGCGAATTTGACCCCAACACCGAGCTGCCCGAGGACAAGAGCGCGGGCATGGGCGCCGATGAGGCCCTGCTGCGCCTGTTCACGGTGCTGCGTCCCGGCGACCCGCCCAAGCGCGACAAGGCGACCCAATACCTGTACGGCCTGCTGGCCGATCCCCGCCGCTACGACCTGGGCGAGCCGGGCCGGTTCAAGATGAACCGCAAGCTGGGGCTCGCGCGCGAGGAACACACCCTGCTGACTTTCGCGGACGGCAAGTTCAGCGACGCCGGGCTGGTGGACACCATCCGCTACCTGATGGCGCTGCATCACGGCCACGACTCCGTCTCGATGATGGGCGCCGACGGCCAGATGCACGACGTGCCGGTGGGCGAGGACGACATCGACCACCTGGGCAACCGCCGCGTGCGGACCGTGGGCGAACTGCTGGCCGATCAGCTGCGCGTGGGCATGGGCCGCATGGCGCGTGGCGTGCGCGAGCGCATGCTGCTGGGCAACCCCGACGCCGCGACCCCCACCAAGCTGGTCAACAACCGCCCCATCGTGGCGGCCATGCGCGAGTTCTTCGGGCGCAGCCAGCTCTCGCAGTTCAAGGACCAGACCAACCCGCTGTCGGACCTGCGCCACAAGCGCCGCATCTCCGCGCTGGGGCCAGGCGGATTGACCCGCGAACGCGCGGGCTTCGACGTGCGCGACGTGCACCGCACGCACTACGGGCGCATCTGCCCGATTGAAACGCCGGAAGGCGCCAACATCGGCCTGATTTCCTCGCTGGCTTCGTACGCCAAGGTCAACCCGCTGGGCTTTATCGAGGCGCCGTACCGCCGGGTGGAAAACGGCAACGTCAGCGAGACGGTGGAGTACATGACCGCCGATATCGAGGACCGTTACACCGTCGCGCAGGCCAACAGCCCGCTGAACGACGACAACACCTTCGCCGACGAGCGCGTGCTGGCCCGCCGCAAGGGGGACCCGCTGTGGTACACCCCCGACGAAGTGGACTACATGGACGTCAGCCCCAAGCAGATCGTCTCGATCAATACTTCGTTGATCCCCTTCCTGGAGCACGACGACGCCAACCGCGCCCTGATGGGGTCCAACATGCAGTCGCAGGCCGTGCCGCTGGTGCGCGCCGACAGCCCCGCCGTGGGCACGGGCGTGGAGCGCCGGGTGGTCACCGACTCGGGCACCAGCGTCGTGAGCGACGTGACCGGCCGCGTGACCTACGTGGACGCCCGCGCCATCCAGATCACGCTGAGCGAGGACTCCGCCGCCGCCGGCATGGTCACGGGCAATGTCCGCACCTTCGAGCTGGTGCGCTTTACCCGCAGCAACCAGGGCACCAACCTCGACCAGCACCCCATCGTGAGTGTGGGCGACGAGGTGAAGGCCGGACAGGTCATCGCCGACGGCCCGGCCAGCGACCGGGGCCGCCTCGCGCTGGGACAGAACATCACCATCGCGATCATGCCCTTCGACGGCTACAACTTCGAAGACGCCATCTGCATCAACGAGGGCCTGATCCGCAAGGATTTCTACACCTCGGTGCACATCGAGAAGGACGAGATCGACGCCCGCGACACCAAGCTGGGGCCGGAGAAGATCACCCGTGACATCCCCGGCCTGAGCGAGGCGGCGCTGCGCGACCTCGACGAGGACGGCATCGTGCGCGTGGGCGCCGAGGTCAAGCCCGGCGACATTCTGGTGGGCAAGACCAGCTTCAAGGGCGAGTCTGAACCCACCCCGGAAGAACGCCTGCTGCGCTCGATCTTCGGTGAGAAGGCGCGTGAGGTGAAGGATACCTCGCTGCGCGTGCAGTCCGGTCAGGGCGGCATCGTCGTCAAGACCGTGCGCTTCCGCCGGGGCGACGAGGGCGTGGACCTCAAGCCCGGCGTGCGGGAGATGGTGCGTGTGTACGTGGCCCAGAAACGTCAGTTGCAGGTGGGCGACAAGGTGGCGAACCGCCACGGCAACAAGGGCGTCGTGTCCAAGATCATGGCCCCCGAGGACATGCCCTACCTGGAAGACGGCACCCCCGTCGATCTGGTGTTCAACCCGCTGGGCGTGCCCTCGCGCATGAACTTGGGCCAGATTCTGGAAACCCACCTGGGCGAAGTCGCGCGCCTGACCGGCCAGAAGTTCGAGACCCCGGTGTTCGACTCGGTCACCGAAGCGACCATCAAGGAAATGCTGGAAGTCGCTGCCGCCGAGAGGTTGCAGGCCCGCAAGGACGACGGCTTCGAGCTGGACAAGCGCGAGCAGGACGTGCTGGACCGCGCCGGCAAGCTGGGCGTGATCAACAAGGCCAGCGACGACTACGAGGCCGCGCAGATGCAACTGGCCCGCACCGGCAAGAGCATCCTGTTCGACGGCCGCAGCGGCGAGCCGATCAGCGGCCCCGTCGTGGTGGGCACCATGTACGTCATGAAGCTGTACCACATGGTGGAAGACAAGCTGCACGCCCGCTCCACCGGCCCATACAGCCTGATCACCCAGCAGCCGCTGGGCGGCAAGGCGCAGTTCGGCGGCCAGCGCTTCGGCGAGATGGAAGTGTGGGCGCTGGAAGCCTACGGCGCGGCGCACACCCTGCAGGAAATGCTGACCATCAAGTCCGACGACATCGACGGGCGCGACGCCGCGTACCAGAGCATCGTCAAGGGCGAGGAAGTCTCGGGCAGCACCATCCCCGAGTCGTTCAAGGTGCTGGTCAAGGAACTCCACTCGCTGGGCCTGGACGTGGAAGTGCTGGACGCCGGGGATCGCCCCGTGGACATCTTCGAAGGGATGATGCCCAAACGCTGA
- a CDS encoding acyl-CoA dehydrogenase family protein, protein MDFNLPDDLREVQATIRDFMLSRVEPRAHEIEDSNSVPPELLKEAAGLGLFGLSIPEEYGGVGLGMLGRCAVYEALGQGHMGFGGVISAHASIGTSGLVKLGTEEQKRKFLPRMASGDCVAGFAITEPSSGSDAANIRTRAVKKDDVYVLNGTKHYISNAPIAGLLTVIAITDPERGSRGMSAFLVEPQSTPGVRVGKIDEKMGQKGALSAEVIFEDAEIPAANLLGPEHMGYREALGILTAGRVGIAARSTGAMQRLLDLSVAHAKAREQFGQPIAEFQAVQFMLAEMEIAIQTSRVLWQKVAWMVDEGQDVRRMASVAKYHATEALSQVADKAVQVAGGMGYMKDSPVERYYRDQRLLRIYEGTSEIQKIIIAKDLLA, encoded by the coding sequence ATGGATTTCAATTTGCCCGATGACCTGCGCGAGGTGCAGGCGACCATCCGTGATTTCATGCTGAGCCGCGTGGAGCCGCGCGCCCACGAGATCGAGGACAGCAACAGCGTGCCGCCGGAGCTGCTGAAAGAGGCGGCGGGGCTGGGCCTGTTCGGGCTGAGCATCCCCGAGGAGTACGGCGGCGTGGGCCTGGGCATGCTGGGCCGCTGCGCCGTGTACGAGGCGCTGGGGCAGGGGCACATGGGCTTCGGCGGCGTGATCAGCGCGCACGCCTCCATCGGCACCAGTGGGCTGGTGAAACTGGGAACGGAGGAGCAGAAGCGGAAGTTCCTGCCGCGCATGGCGTCCGGCGACTGTGTGGCGGGCTTTGCCATCACCGAGCCCAGCAGCGGCTCGGACGCGGCGAACATCCGCACCCGCGCCGTGAAGAAGGACGACGTGTACGTGCTGAACGGCACCAAGCACTACATCTCCAACGCGCCGATTGCCGGGCTGCTGACCGTCATCGCCATCACCGATCCGGAGCGCGGCAGCCGGGGCATGAGCGCTTTCCTGGTGGAGCCGCAGAGCACGCCCGGCGTGCGGGTGGGCAAGATCGACGAGAAGATGGGCCAGAAGGGGGCGCTGTCGGCCGAGGTGATTTTTGAGGATGCCGAGATTCCCGCCGCCAACCTGCTGGGGCCGGAGCATATGGGCTACCGCGAGGCGCTGGGCATCCTGACCGCCGGGCGGGTGGGCATTGCCGCGCGTTCCACCGGGGCCATGCAGCGCCTGCTGGACCTGAGCGTGGCCCACGCCAAGGCCCGAGAGCAGTTCGGGCAGCCCATCGCCGAGTTCCAGGCCGTGCAGTTCATGCTGGCGGAGATGGAAATTGCCATTCAGACCAGCCGGGTGCTGTGGCAGAAGGTGGCCTGGATGGTGGACGAGGGCCAGGACGTGCGCCGCATGGCGTCGGTGGCCAAGTACCACGCCACCGAAGCCCTGTCGCAGGTGGCCGACAAGGCCGTGCAGGTGGCCGGGGGCATGGGCTACATGAAAGACAGCCCGGTGGAACGCTACTACCGCGATCAGCGGCTGCTGCGCATCTACGAGGGCACCAGCGAGATCCAGAAGATCATCATCGCGAAGGATCTTCTGGCGTAG